In Leucobacter insecticola, one DNA window encodes the following:
- a CDS encoding prolipoprotein diacylglyceryl transferase family protein has product MYPTLSDLFGFGLPIDTHGAFVALGLAAGGIVFWIESRRRRVHDPRIPYLVLGALVGAAVFARLGTWGQHLDPSENLNLGEQLLRGNASILSALVGAWLGVHIAKRLVGYRERTGDLFAPAVALALAIGRIGCLLTERPGTPTGGDWGIVLDAAQAERLGLPRGSASTPVSSTRSFFTRSRSR; this is encoded by the coding sequence ATGTATCCCACGCTTTCTGACCTGTTCGGCTTTGGCTTGCCGATTGATACCCACGGAGCGTTTGTGGCTCTCGGCCTGGCCGCGGGCGGCATCGTGTTCTGGATCGAGTCGCGTCGCCGCCGCGTACACGACCCGCGGATCCCGTATCTGGTGCTCGGGGCGCTCGTGGGCGCCGCGGTGTTTGCCAGGCTCGGAACTTGGGGGCAGCATCTGGACCCGTCTGAGAACCTCAATCTCGGTGAACAACTCTTACGCGGCAACGCGTCGATCCTGAGCGCCCTCGTTGGCGCCTGGCTTGGCGTGCACATCGCGAAACGGCTCGTCGGGTACCGCGAGCGCACGGGCGACCTGTTCGCTCCGGCAGTCGCACTCGCGCTCGCGATCGGGAGGATCGGCTGCCTCCTGACCGAACGTCCGGGCACGCCCACCGGCGGCGACTGGGGTATCGTGCTCGACGCGGCGCAGGCGGAGAGACTAGGACTCCCGCGGGGGTCGGCCTCCACCCCAGTTTCGTCTACGAGATCATTTTTCACGCGGTCGCGTTCGCGGTGA
- a CDS encoding prolipoprotein diacylglyceryl transferase family protein encodes MFHAVAFAVIWWWLRRLRIAPGEILTLYIGAYAVFRFFVEFVRGNEIAWLGLTRPQLFLLLTIPLFAVRVIWLARHGKLTVPQERRADEHQPA; translated from the coding sequence ATTTTTCACGCGGTCGCGTTCGCGGTGATCTGGTGGTGGCTCCGGCGGCTCAGGATCGCGCCCGGTGAGATCCTGACGCTCTATATTGGCGCGTACGCGGTCTTCCGCTTCTTCGTCGAGTTCGTGCGCGGCAACGAGATCGCGTGGCTCGGGCTCACCAGACCGCAGCTATTTCTGCTGCTGACGATCCCACTTTTTGCCGTCCGGGTGATCTGGTTGGCGCGCCACGGCAAGCTCACCGTCCCTCAAGAAAGGAGAGCTGATGAACATCAACCCGCCTGA
- a CDS encoding TetR/AcrR family transcriptional regulator — translation MAENTQADSRADSRDKILQACERTIARSGLRSFRMQDVAREAGVSIGLLSYHFGDRDGLLQAALDHVNARSSDRAGRTPHAHTPAQRLSALLCSEFGDDAQVRAGSIVWNELRAVSVFEPTSAAALTRSTAEWQSAVETLIGEAILACTPQDHEPEQNTGPAATALLLTALVEGLSGRWLTGQITADEAQHAVRFALHGLGLSESDAPGVPSGA, via the coding sequence GTGGCAGAGAACACCCAAGCCGACAGCAGAGCAGATAGCCGAGACAAGATCCTGCAGGCCTGCGAACGGACAATTGCCCGCTCGGGGCTGCGCAGCTTCAGAATGCAGGACGTTGCACGGGAAGCGGGAGTCTCCATCGGTCTCCTGTCGTACCACTTCGGCGACCGCGACGGCCTCCTTCAGGCCGCCCTCGACCACGTCAACGCTAGGAGCTCCGACCGCGCAGGACGAACCCCTCACGCCCACACCCCCGCACAGCGATTGAGCGCCCTGTTGTGCTCAGAGTTCGGTGACGACGCGCAGGTCCGCGCCGGCTCCATCGTGTGGAACGAGCTGCGGGCGGTCTCGGTGTTTGAGCCAACGAGCGCCGCCGCTCTCACCCGCTCTACCGCGGAGTGGCAGAGCGCGGTAGAGACGCTCATCGGCGAGGCGATCCTCGCTTGCACCCCGCAGGATCACGAACCTGAGCAGAACACCGGGCCGGCAGCCACAGCGCTCCTTCTCACCGCACTCGTCGAGGGGTTGTCCGGGCGATGGTTGACCGGCCAGATCACCGCAGACGAGGCGCAACACGCGGTGCGTTTCGCGCTCCACGGACTCGGGCTCAGTGAATCCGACGCGCCCGGGGTACCCAGCGGGGCCTAA
- a CDS encoding MSCRAMM family protein: MQNLPYGTYTITEIYQPDGYALSAAPTTVTVASGSENATVSVSHTRGANLPYGDTFSPDLDVKITADTDLAAYAGQVITFTIDITNTGNTVLNGFDAGFHRFSASSDVKDNPYNDLPGSPTANSSISDDYIKSIDGCVSQRFLAPGESVSCQVQYAVAEADLHWASNRDANDDYDLTCTIMFSDWFTAWDRYNTQFNQTTATGENLRENPATYETRNRVVNGDTIQIRTPCYREPTQQADDAILEINNSLSGDGADEAQGPFIVEVDCVINGTSLPGFPRTVIFDSPGSQQITVEAGATCRLTSIDRGNASGASITTNDVVMESGKTASVTVDHVFGSSTVPPSGSAVLPAQGGNQGPAGAAASAGSADSQSEQTLAVTGAPIAAYLSAGSIATLLGGALLIAVRRRPPLSFRVSRCQ, translated from the coding sequence GTGCAGAATCTGCCCTATGGGACGTACACCATCACGGAGATCTATCAGCCCGATGGTTACGCACTTTCCGCCGCACCGACAACCGTGACGGTTGCGTCCGGCAGCGAGAACGCCACCGTCTCGGTGTCGCACACTCGCGGCGCTAACCTGCCCTACGGTGATACCTTTTCCCCGGACCTCGATGTCAAGATCACCGCGGACACTGACCTCGCTGCGTACGCCGGCCAGGTGATCACCTTCACCATAGACATCACCAACACGGGCAACACCGTGCTCAACGGCTTTGATGCTGGGTTCCACCGGTTCAGCGCGTCTAGTGACGTGAAAGACAATCCGTACAATGACCTTCCCGGCTCCCCGACCGCGAACAGCAGCATTTCTGACGATTACATCAAGTCGATCGACGGCTGCGTCAGCCAGCGCTTCCTGGCTCCCGGTGAGTCCGTCTCCTGCCAGGTGCAGTACGCCGTCGCGGAAGCCGACCTGCATTGGGCCTCAAACCGGGACGCCAACGATGACTACGATCTCACCTGCACCATCATGTTCTCGGACTGGTTCACGGCGTGGGACCGCTACAACACACAGTTCAACCAGACCACAGCAACCGGGGAAAATCTCCGCGAGAATCCCGCAACGTACGAGACGCGCAATAGGGTCGTCAACGGAGACACGATTCAGATTCGCACACCCTGCTACAGAGAGCCGACGCAGCAGGCCGATGACGCGATCCTCGAGATCAACAACTCGCTCTCGGGCGATGGGGCTGACGAGGCACAGGGCCCATTCATCGTTGAGGTCGACTGCGTGATCAACGGTACGTCACTTCCCGGTTTCCCTCGCACCGTCATTTTTGACAGCCCCGGCAGCCAACAGATTACGGTCGAGGCGGGCGCGACCTGCCGTCTCACGTCAATCGATCGCGGGAACGCAAGCGGCGCATCGATCACCACCAACGATGTGGTGATGGAGAGCGGGAAGACCGCCTCCGTTACGGTCGACCACGTCTTCGGCAGCAGCACGGTTCCCCCGAGCGGTTCAGCGGTGTTGCCTGCGCAGGGCGGGAACCAGGGCCCCGCGGGCGCTGCAGCTTCCGCTGGCTCAGCAGACTCGCAGAGCGAACAGACGCTCGCGGTCACCGGAGCGCCGATCGCCGCCTACCTGAGCGCGGGCAGTATCGCTACCCTCCTCGGCGGCGCGCTCCTGATTGCTGTACGGCGACGCCCACCACTTAGTTTCCGGGTGAGCCGCTGCCAGTAG
- a CDS encoding MBL fold metallo-hydrolase, whose amino-acid sequence MNARIEGYVTSGTFSLDGGTWDVDNNVWIVGDDAEVIVIDPAHNAAEIADAVGERRVRAILLTHGHDDHIRAARETAALLEAPIYLHAADRMLWDAVYDEAPDAELADGDVFEVAGVELHAMHTPGHSPGSTSFTAPALGAVFTGDTLFQGGPGATGRSYSDFPTIIESIRDRLLTLPSETVVHTGHGESTSIAAEAPHLQEWIDRGH is encoded by the coding sequence GTGAACGCGCGCATTGAGGGCTACGTGACAAGCGGGACGTTCTCGCTCGACGGCGGCACCTGGGACGTTGACAACAATGTCTGGATCGTCGGTGATGATGCCGAGGTCATCGTTATCGATCCCGCGCACAATGCCGCGGAGATCGCTGATGCGGTGGGGGAGCGACGCGTGCGCGCGATCCTGCTCACCCACGGGCATGACGACCATATTCGCGCGGCCCGGGAGACTGCGGCCCTGCTCGAGGCACCGATCTATCTGCACGCCGCAGACCGCATGCTGTGGGATGCGGTGTACGACGAGGCGCCCGATGCGGAACTGGCGGACGGCGACGTGTTTGAGGTGGCGGGCGTCGAGCTGCACGCCATGCACACGCCTGGGCACTCTCCGGGGTCGACGAGCTTCACCGCGCCTGCGCTCGGCGCTGTTTTTACGGGTGACACACTCTTCCAGGGTGGCCCGGGGGCGACCGGGCGTTCCTACAGTGACTTTCCGACCATCATCGAATCGATTCGGGATCGGCTGCTGACGCTCCCGAGTGAGACGGTCGTGCACACGGGTCACGGTGAGAGCACCTCGATTGCGGCGGAGGCACCCCATTTGCAGGAGTGGATCGACCGCGGGCACTGA
- a CDS encoding S-(hydroxymethyl)mycothiol dehydrogenase, with protein MVYRVQGVIVREKNAPATIETVLVPDPGPGEAVVDIITSGVCHTDLHYQQGGINDEFPFLLGHEATGRVAAVGEGVTEVAVGDRVILNWRAVCGQCRACAKGQPQYCFATHNAKQKMTLEDGTELSAALGIGAFIEKTLVAAGQCTKIDEESDAAAVGLLGCGVMAGIGAAMNTGEIQRGESVAVIGCGGVGTAAIAGAQLAGATTIIAVDIDDAKLAQAKQFGATHTVNSRSQDPVEAIRELTGGNGADVVIDAVGRPETYKQAFYARDLAGRVVLVGVPTPEMMLELPLLDVFGRGGSLKSSWYGDCLPSRDFAMLIDQYKLGRLDLDGFVTERIGLGDVEAAFARMAEGTVLRSVVEL; from the coding sequence ATGGTGTATCGAGTGCAGGGTGTCATTGTGCGTGAGAAGAACGCGCCCGCAACTATCGAGACGGTGTTGGTGCCGGATCCCGGCCCCGGTGAGGCTGTGGTGGACATCATCACCAGCGGCGTCTGTCATACCGATCTGCACTATCAGCAGGGTGGCATCAACGACGAGTTCCCCTTCTTGCTGGGCCACGAGGCCACCGGCCGAGTCGCTGCTGTTGGCGAGGGCGTGACCGAGGTAGCAGTGGGGGATCGCGTGATCCTGAACTGGCGCGCGGTCTGCGGTCAGTGCCGCGCCTGCGCGAAGGGTCAGCCGCAGTATTGCTTCGCCACCCACAACGCGAAGCAGAAGATGACCCTCGAAGACGGCACCGAGCTCTCGGCCGCGCTCGGCATCGGAGCCTTCATTGAGAAGACGCTTGTCGCCGCGGGCCAGTGCACCAAGATCGACGAAGAATCCGATGCCGCCGCCGTCGGATTGCTCGGCTGTGGGGTGATGGCGGGCATCGGCGCCGCGATGAACACCGGTGAGATCCAGCGCGGCGAGTCCGTTGCCGTGATCGGCTGCGGTGGGGTCGGCACGGCCGCCATCGCGGGAGCGCAGCTTGCGGGTGCCACCACGATCATCGCCGTCGACATTGACGACGCAAAGCTTGCACAGGCGAAGCAATTCGGTGCGACGCACACGGTCAACTCACGGAGCCAAGATCCCGTCGAGGCGATCCGCGAGCTCACCGGGGGCAACGGTGCCGATGTGGTGATTGATGCGGTCGGTCGCCCCGAAACGTACAAGCAGGCGTTCTACGCGCGTGATCTTGCCGGACGAGTCGTGCTCGTGGGGGTCCCCACGCCCGAAATGATGCTTGAGTTGCCGCTGCTCGACGTGTTTGGCCGCGGTGGATCGCTGAAGTCCTCGTGGTATGGTGACTGCCTGCCGAGCCGGGACTTCGCAATGCTGATTGACCAGTACAAGCTGGGCCGGCTGGATCTTGACGGCTTTGTGACCGAGCGGATCGGCCTGGGAGACGTCGAGGCGGCGTTCGCGCGTATGGCCGAGGGTACCGTCCTGCGATCGGTGGTGGAGCTGTGA
- the secA2 gene encoding accessory Sec system translocase SecA2 → MTAPKPANWVSRVLGTPGSVSLKRFAKPTPFTEQASLAAAEALGLQPFPEQVQAARALMAGHAIEMDTGEGKTLVGAMAAAGHVARGRTVHVLSVNDYLAQRDAEWMRPFYAALGVTVAWIGQHTSHADRQRAYRCDVVYVPVSELGFDVLRDRFAVAQEARVEPIRDVAIVDEIDAVMIDEAMVPLVLAGSSDGIAQDLTEATALAAALERDTHFTVSEDRAVVMLTDEGLEYLEGQLGGINLYTTAHADRLTAINLALHARVALLRDVDYLVTEGKIRLVNAQRGRVAALQRWPDGLHAALEAKEGLLATPAGVVLDTVTVQEVLRGYETLSGMSGTVLAVAEELEEFTSLKSGRIERHAPKRRVDEPDRVFITEAEKWDAVVAEIAVRHGTGQPILIGTRSVAESELLSARLVAAGIPHRLLNAKNDAEEAAVIARAGELGAVTISTQMSGRGTDIRLGGEDERERERVVSLGGLAVLAAGRDESARLDAQLRGRAGRQGDPGSSIFYASLEDPLVQRHAPRHLWKQLDLREQSGRKQILDTSQRIAEGIRRDRHRATQRYNAAISHQRAAVLRLRAQIECEGLALTQLRESIPRHLTELEATCGAADVAETVRLAALYFIDDAWTTQLTELQEIRDGIHLRALGGQDPASEFHLTALRVFEGFLESVVERTAQFVQHLAAEDVGKDLEALGLVRPSATWTYMTRDDPFGSAGDRAVRNLAQRFRRAVLKIE, encoded by the coding sequence ATGACCGCACCGAAGCCCGCCAACTGGGTTTCACGCGTGCTCGGAACACCCGGCTCGGTGTCTCTCAAGCGCTTCGCGAAACCGACACCCTTCACCGAACAGGCCAGCCTGGCAGCCGCCGAAGCACTCGGGCTGCAGCCCTTCCCCGAACAGGTGCAGGCTGCCCGCGCGTTGATGGCGGGTCACGCGATCGAGATGGACACGGGGGAGGGCAAGACGCTCGTGGGCGCGATGGCCGCAGCCGGACACGTCGCGCGCGGGCGAACGGTGCACGTGCTGTCGGTAAATGACTACCTTGCGCAGCGCGACGCCGAGTGGATGCGGCCGTTCTACGCCGCGCTCGGGGTGACCGTTGCCTGGATCGGGCAGCACACGAGCCACGCCGATCGACAGCGCGCCTACCGCTGCGACGTCGTGTATGTCCCGGTCAGTGAACTCGGCTTTGACGTGCTGCGGGATCGTTTCGCCGTCGCTCAAGAAGCACGCGTGGAGCCGATCCGCGACGTTGCGATCGTCGATGAGATCGATGCCGTGATGATTGACGAGGCAATGGTGCCTCTCGTCCTAGCGGGGAGTAGCGACGGTATCGCGCAGGATCTGACCGAGGCGACGGCGCTCGCCGCAGCCTTGGAACGGGACACCCATTTCACGGTGAGCGAAGACCGTGCGGTCGTGATGCTCACCGATGAGGGGCTTGAATACCTTGAGGGGCAGCTGGGCGGCATCAACCTCTACACCACGGCACACGCGGATCGCCTCACCGCCATCAACCTTGCACTCCACGCCCGGGTCGCGCTGCTACGTGACGTTGACTACCTCGTCACAGAGGGCAAGATCCGCCTGGTGAACGCGCAGCGGGGCCGGGTCGCCGCACTGCAACGCTGGCCAGATGGCCTGCACGCGGCCTTGGAAGCGAAGGAGGGGCTGCTCGCGACGCCGGCGGGTGTGGTGCTCGATACCGTCACCGTGCAGGAGGTGTTGCGCGGCTATGAGACGCTCTCGGGTATGAGCGGCACCGTTCTCGCGGTCGCGGAGGAGCTCGAAGAGTTCACCAGCCTGAAATCGGGCAGGATCGAGCGGCACGCACCCAAGCGACGCGTCGACGAGCCCGACCGAGTGTTCATCACCGAAGCCGAGAAATGGGACGCTGTCGTTGCGGAGATTGCCGTCAGGCACGGTACGGGCCAGCCGATCCTGATCGGTACACGAAGCGTGGCCGAATCCGAGTTGCTCTCCGCGAGGCTTGTGGCCGCGGGAATACCTCACCGGCTCCTCAACGCGAAGAACGACGCTGAAGAGGCCGCGGTGATCGCCCGCGCGGGTGAGCTGGGCGCGGTGACGATCTCCACGCAGATGTCGGGTCGCGGAACCGACATTCGCCTCGGCGGCGAGGATGAGCGCGAACGAGAGCGCGTGGTTTCGCTCGGTGGCTTGGCGGTGCTCGCAGCCGGCCGCGATGAATCGGCGCGGCTTGACGCGCAGCTTCGTGGCCGCGCTGGTAGGCAGGGCGATCCCGGATCGAGCATCTTCTACGCCTCACTCGAAGACCCGCTGGTGCAGCGGCACGCCCCCAGACATCTCTGGAAGCAACTGGACCTGCGTGAGCAGAGCGGCAGGAAACAGATCCTCGACACCTCGCAGCGTATTGCCGAGGGGATTCGGCGCGACCGCCACCGTGCGACTCAGCGCTACAACGCAGCGATCTCGCATCAGCGGGCCGCGGTGCTGCGGCTGCGCGCGCAGATCGAGTGCGAGGGGCTCGCGCTGACGCAGCTGCGGGAGTCGATTCCGCGGCACCTCACCGAGCTTGAAGCGACGTGCGGCGCCGCTGACGTTGCCGAGACCGTGCGCCTCGCGGCGCTCTATTTCATCGATGACGCGTGGACCACGCAGCTCACAGAGCTGCAGGAGATACGCGACGGGATCCACCTGCGCGCGCTCGGCGGGCAGGATCCTGCGAGCGAGTTCCACCTCACCGCGCTGCGGGTCTTCGAAGGATTCCTGGAGTCCGTGGTTGAGCGCACGGCGCAGTTCGTGCAGCATCTCGCGGCGGAGGACGTGGGGAAAGATCTGGAGGCCCTCGGGCTGGTGCGCCCCTCGGCGACCTGGACCTACATGACCCGTGATGATCCGTTTGGCAGCGCGGGCGATCGAGCCGTCCGTAACCTGGCCCAGCGGTTTCGCCGAGCGGTGCTCAAGATCGAGTAG
- a CDS encoding TetR/AcrR family transcriptional regulator yields MRSTPESTARFPQREDSILAAALELFGQHGVDGVSVRAIAARAGVSPGLVIHHFGSKEELREACNAHVSKQLVQTKDGAPTSVGIRGTLDTWMQDPSRYDTLLNYLTRMLMDGGDPGLQLFKNLVRDTVTIVQTQMDAGVMRQLDDPEMVAIVLTSQGLASLMLRGHVSEMLGSDSFSPANMQRMMLTMADIYTDGLYANSTLLSATRDAFAAERPES; encoded by the coding sequence ATGCGTTCAACTCCTGAATCAACCGCGCGTTTCCCGCAGCGTGAAGACAGCATCCTCGCGGCCGCGCTTGAGCTCTTTGGGCAACACGGTGTTGACGGGGTCAGCGTACGAGCAATCGCGGCACGCGCGGGAGTAAGCCCGGGGCTCGTGATCCACCACTTCGGTAGCAAGGAAGAGCTGCGAGAAGCCTGCAACGCTCACGTCTCAAAGCAGCTCGTCCAAACAAAGGACGGGGCCCCAACTTCCGTGGGCATTCGCGGCACGCTCGACACCTGGATGCAAGATCCCTCGCGCTACGACACGCTCCTCAACTACCTCACGAGAATGCTGATGGACGGCGGTGATCCCGGCCTGCAGCTCTTCAAGAATCTGGTGCGCGACACCGTCACTATCGTGCAGACACAGATGGATGCTGGCGTCATGCGGCAACTCGATGACCCTGAAATGGTGGCCATCGTGTTGACCAGCCAGGGTCTGGCGTCACTCATGCTCCGCGGCCACGTCAGCGAGATGCTCGGATCCGACAGCTTCTCACCGGCGAACATGCAACGGATGATGCTCACCATGGCGGATATCTACACCGACGGCCTGTACGCAAACAGCACCCTACTCAGCGCCACCCGGGACGCCTTCGCGGCAGAGCGCCCCGAATCGTAA
- a CDS encoding ABC transporter ATP-binding protein, with amino-acid sequence MTHAIEVQDLKKSFGSNHALNGIDLAVPRGAVFGLIGSNGAGKTTTMRVLLDIVRPTSGSVSVFGIDPREGGPALRRRIGYLPGELILDGRSTGRQLLKHYASISGPVRAGRIEELAARFDVPLDRSTHKLSKGNKQKLGLIQAFMHEPDLLVLDEPTSGLDPLVQQTFHELVREAQTNGQTVLLSSHVLSEIESIAEQLAVVRKGKVVSASTVTELRAAAKRRVQATITDRSKAEVVQLLSSVTELSEVTVARSDDNTTTVTGRLSGGPDAFIRALASCAVADVTIAAPNLEDAVLDLYDARPSSGAAPTLHDGTQEHTK; translated from the coding sequence ATGACCCACGCAATTGAGGTTCAGGATCTGAAGAAGAGCTTCGGATCAAACCACGCGCTCAACGGCATTGACCTGGCCGTGCCGAGAGGTGCGGTCTTCGGGCTGATCGGTTCGAACGGCGCCGGCAAGACCACCACGATGCGGGTGCTGCTAGACATTGTGCGGCCAACGAGCGGCAGCGTGTCGGTGTTCGGGATCGACCCACGCGAGGGTGGCCCGGCTTTACGACGACGTATCGGCTATCTGCCCGGCGAGCTCATCCTCGACGGTCGCAGCACCGGCCGCCAGCTCCTGAAACACTACGCCAGCATCAGCGGGCCCGTGCGCGCCGGCAGAATCGAGGAGCTCGCGGCGAGATTCGATGTCCCCCTCGACAGATCGACCCACAAACTCTCGAAGGGCAACAAGCAAAAGCTGGGCCTCATTCAAGCTTTCATGCACGAGCCCGATTTACTGGTACTCGACGAACCGACCAGCGGACTCGACCCCCTCGTCCAGCAGACATTCCACGAGCTCGTGCGGGAGGCTCAGACAAATGGCCAGACGGTCTTGCTCAGTTCCCACGTTCTCAGCGAGATCGAAAGCATCGCCGAGCAGCTCGCAGTCGTGAGAAAGGGCAAGGTCGTCTCGGCGAGCACCGTGACTGAACTGCGAGCGGCAGCGAAACGGCGCGTACAAGCGACCATCACGGATCGCAGCAAAGCCGAGGTTGTTCAGCTGCTCAGTTCCGTAACGGAGCTCAGCGAAGTCACAGTCGCACGGTCTGACGACAACACGACCACCGTCACCGGCAGGCTTTCTGGAGGCCCTGACGCGTTCATCCGGGCACTCGCGAGCTGCGCGGTCGCTGACGTCACCATCGCGGCACCGAATCTCGAAGACGCCGTGCTCGACCTCTACGACGCTCGCCCCAGCAGCGGCGCAGCACCCACTCTTCACGACGGCACACAGGAGCACACCAAATGA
- a CDS encoding ABC transporter permease subunit, with protein sequence MTTQTLPLLRHTLRETWFSTAVWAVATAAAMTLYLGLYPSLSTDSQGLEDLIASLPSELVATLGLDSISTGAGYAQSTFFGLLGFVLYAILAVSWGTAAIASDEERGTLELTLAHGVSRTRVLLERVTAILIRLLLLGVVIVATLSLLNAMADLGIKFAHMIAVTLALLGLTVLAASVSVMMGAATGRRNAALMSGAGVLVLSYIMQALGGQSDSLSWMSDASPYNWAYGKLPLANGFDWSGLGLLYGVAAALIVASWILFNRRDIGR encoded by the coding sequence ATGACCACACAAACGCTTCCTCTTCTCCGCCACACGCTGCGCGAAACGTGGTTCTCCACCGCGGTCTGGGCTGTTGCTACCGCAGCAGCAATGACGCTCTATCTCGGGCTCTACCCCTCGCTGTCGACCGACTCCCAGGGACTCGAAGACCTCATCGCGTCCCTGCCTTCTGAGCTCGTAGCGACGCTCGGGCTCGACAGCATCTCAACGGGTGCCGGTTATGCACAGTCCACGTTCTTTGGGCTACTGGGGTTCGTTCTTTACGCGATCCTGGCCGTGTCGTGGGGCACCGCCGCGATCGCGTCCGACGAAGAACGCGGCACCCTGGAGTTGACTCTTGCACACGGTGTCTCACGCACCAGGGTGCTTCTTGAACGGGTCACCGCGATCCTGATCCGCCTGTTGCTGCTTGGCGTCGTCATTGTCGCCACGCTTTCGCTGCTCAATGCAATGGCGGATCTGGGGATCAAGTTTGCGCACATGATTGCGGTGACCCTCGCACTACTCGGCCTCACAGTTCTCGCCGCCAGCGTGTCGGTGATGATGGGAGCCGCAACGGGACGACGAAATGCAGCCCTCATGTCGGGCGCAGGCGTGCTGGTCCTGTCGTACATCATGCAGGCACTCGGCGGGCAGTCAGACTCGCTGAGCTGGATGTCCGACGCTTCTCCCTACAACTGGGCGTACGGCAAGTTGCCCTTGGCGAACGGCTTCGACTGGTCCGGGCTGGGTCTGCTCTACGGCGTCGCGGCCGCGCTGATCGTCGCGAGCTGGATCCTGTTCAACCGCAGAGATATCGGGCGATAG
- the pdxS gene encoding pyridoxal 5'-phosphate synthase lyase subunit PdxS produces MSSNSVPQPPVHHNTDTFLGGVIMDVVTPEQARIAEGAGAVAVMALERVPADIRAQGGVARMSDPDLIDGIRAAVSIPVMAKARIGHFVEAQVLEALGVDFIDESEVLSPADYVNHIDKRAFSTPFVCGATNLGEALRRITEGAAMIRSKGEAGTGDVSEATRHIRTIKGEIARLGALTPDELFVAAKDLQAPYELVRNVAQTGTLPVPLFTAGGIATPADAAFMMQLGADGVFVGSGIFGSGDPAKRAAAIVAATAHFGDPAAVAKASRGLGAAMVGISVAELPVAHRLADRGW; encoded by the coding sequence ATGTCTTCTAACAGCGTTCCTCAGCCCCCCGTTCACCACAACACAGACACCTTCCTCGGCGGCGTCATCATGGATGTCGTCACCCCCGAGCAGGCCCGCATCGCCGAAGGCGCGGGGGCCGTCGCGGTGATGGCACTTGAGCGAGTACCCGCCGACATCCGCGCGCAGGGCGGTGTCGCCCGCATGAGCGATCCCGACCTCATCGACGGTATTCGGGCCGCGGTGTCGATCCCCGTCATGGCCAAGGCGCGCATCGGTCATTTCGTTGAAGCACAGGTACTCGAGGCGCTCGGCGTCGACTTCATCGACGAGTCCGAGGTGCTGAGCCCCGCGGACTACGTCAACCACATCGACAAGCGAGCGTTTTCGACACCGTTCGTCTGCGGCGCCACCAACCTCGGCGAAGCTCTGCGCCGCATCACCGAGGGGGCCGCGATGATCCGCTCAAAGGGAGAAGCGGGCACCGGAGACGTCTCGGAGGCGACCCGGCACATCCGCACGATCAAGGGGGAAATCGCCCGACTTGGCGCCCTCACCCCCGACGAACTCTTCGTCGCAGCGAAGGATTTGCAGGCGCCCTACGAGCTCGTGCGGAACGTCGCACAGACCGGCACGCTCCCCGTTCCCCTGTTCACCGCTGGCGGGATCGCCACTCCCGCTGATGCCGCGTTCATGATGCAACTCGGCGCGGACGGCGTGTTCGTCGGCTCAGGGATCTTCGGATCCGGCGACCCCGCGAAGCGTGCGGCGGCGATCGTCGCCGCGACCGCACACTTCGGGGATCCCGCCGCCGTCGCCAAGGCATCGCGCGGGCTCGGCGCGGCGATGGTCGGGATCAGCGTTGCTGAGCTCCCCGTCGCCCACCGCCTCGCTGACCGCGGCTGGTGA